A DNA window from Zingiber officinale cultivar Zhangliang chromosome 3A, Zo_v1.1, whole genome shotgun sequence contains the following coding sequences:
- the LOC122053147 gene encoding adrenodoxin-like protein 1, mitochondrial has product MVVSRLALLGVRLLKEPRLAHKANGVGTLWIGHKLIDQFHMSRNIFTDGPFSHYGHALSKLCFSSAASGSVAEGDNEMEEKITVTFVDKDGDEKVIKVPVGMSMLEAAHENDIELEGACEASLACSTCHVIVMDVNYYNKLEDPTDEENDMLDLAFGLTETSRLGCQIVAKPELDGIRLALPAATRNFAVDGYVPKPH; this is encoded by the exons CACACAAGGCAAATGGTGTGGGCACACTATGGATCGGCCACAAACTTATAG ATCAGTTTCATATGTCACGGAACATCTTTACAGATGGGCCTTTCAGCCATTATGGACATGCATTA AGTAAGCTTTGCTTTTCCAGTGCAGCAAGTGGTTCAGTTGCTGAAGGAGACAATGAAATGGAAGAAAA GATAACTGTAACTTTTGTTGACAAGGATGGGGATGAGAAGGTTATTAAGGTTCCTGTTGGAATGTCGATGCTAGAAGCTGCTCATGAGAATGATATTGAACTTGAAG GAGCATGTGAAGCCTCTCTTGCATGTTCAACTTGTCATGTAATCGTCATG GATGTTAACTACTACAACAAATTGGAAGATCCAACAGATGAAGAAAATGATATGTTAGATCTTGCTTTTGGACTAACTGAGAC GTCACGCCTTGGTTGTCAAATAGTTGCAAAGCCTGAGCTCGATGGGATTCGTCTAGCACTACCAGCGGCTACCCGAAACTTTGCCGTTGATGGATATGTGCCAAAACCACACTAA